A genomic region of Choristoneura fumiferana chromosome 15, NRCan_CFum_1, whole genome shotgun sequence contains the following coding sequences:
- the LOC141435761 gene encoding tetratricopeptide repeat protein 5-like isoform X2: MKGRCYNISTEYDSRATQCLSKAVKLNPQMVDAWNELGECYWKNMNVKEAKASFEGALKHERNRLSLRCLSIILRQETSDGKKNDSTPAIVRSVELAREAVSLDTKDGMSWIILGNAYLCQFFLGSQDPTKIKLCMSAYKQALADPVAKGQPDLYYNKGIALKFEECYAEALSDFDYACRLDPPWDLPRQELNKLTQYLAAANELVRTKGKVKSKRLQQMVQSLDKKMLGVYATATVERNGAKENAFNFTTLDQLVEGKNVGKVILGRVVGSIHNENSVPFTFAIVDASLQCFLVTVYNWADGRGAIIGDAVAIPEPKVKHHKLDSPLAKFEFSSIRVTDPTQMRVNGRRVGIEQFASTKVTSTYEVH, from the exons ATGAAGGGTCGATGCTACAACATCAGCACTGAATATGACTCACGAGCCACTCAATGCCTCAGTAAAGCCGTGAAACTTAACCCTCAGATGGTGGATGCATGGAATGAACTTGGTGAATGCTATTGGAAGAACATGAATGTGAAGGAGGCAAAAGCTAGCTTTGAAGGGGCTTTGAAACAT GAACGCAACCGCCTCTCTCTCCGCTGTCTCTCAATCATCCTCCGCCAAGAAACCAGTGATGGTAAGAAAAATGACTCAACACCAGCCATTGTGAGGAGTGTGGAGCTTGCTAGAGAGGCTGTGAGCCTTGATACTAAGGATGGCATGTCTTGGATCATACTGGGTAATGCTTATTTGTGCCAATTCTTCCTGGGCAGCCAGGATCCAACGAAGATAAAGCTGTGTATGAGCGCGTATAAGCAAGCTTTGGCAGACCCTGTTGCAAAGGGACAGCCTGATCTCTATTATAATAAAGGAATT GCACTAAAGTTCGAAGAGTGTTATGCAGAAGCCCTATCTGATTTTGACTATGCGTGTCGTTTGGACCCGCCCTGGGACCTTCCTCGGCAGGAGTTGAACAAACTAACGCAGTACCTCGCTGCTGCCAATGAGCTGGTGAGGACCAAAGGAAAGGTGAAGAGCAAACGGCTGCAGCAAATGGTTCAG TCATTAGACAAGAAAATGCTAGGAGTGTACGCGACAGCAACAGTAGAGAGGAACGGTGCGAAAGAGAACGCATTCAACTTCACGACACTCGACCAATTGGTGGAAGGCAAAAACGTGGGCAAAGTGATATTGGGGCGAGTTGTCGGCTCCATACATAATGAAAACTCTGTACCTTT tACGTTCGCGATAGTAGACGCAAGCTTACAGTGTTTCCTGGTAACCGTTTACAATTGGGCGGACGGTAGAGGAGCCATCATAGGTGACGCAGTGGCCATACCCGAGCCAAAAGTCAAGCATCACAAGCTGGACTCGCCGTTGGCG AAGTTCGAGTTCAGTTCCATCCGCGTGACCGACCCGACGCAGATGCGCGTCAACGGGCGCCGCGTGGGCATCGAACAGTTCGCGTCCACCAAAGTTACCAGCACCTACGAGGTTCACTGA
- the LOC141435770 gene encoding torso-like protein, with the protein MKPNNCDNFQKMFTLLFIVCLSVDLSNSEEGDLGYSLNIGNAIDVFANYGDLSQVTQVVSADYEEEYDDTESPQPFREKNIRVFLNASSKEYPGDAMVDMNILLYESFDDLLDGYFQNFYIEGTDKPWKAFMGDWITDEIMRTLGIEYDPRPDTCCYVLLKLTRVHRTVKIDDLTDVALTSYVKRAVDALNASDVAEIRKFMKSYGTHYIDSFATGNFIYQVFKYKRSGYNLLRSYIKLRGNSQVGSDTLRFYFSSYFLKQVGDIRIASGNKTVEAWARRNLRDSQYLYYRPSLLRLHYNPMLAYKLNEMLDNGALLSLGLKTLKPLFTDEEKRRKYVEVVENDMRLWEVNA; encoded by the exons ATGAAACCTAATAATTgtgataattttcaaaaaatgtttacgCTTCTGTTCATAGTTTGTTTATCTGTGGATTTAAGCAACAGTGAGGAGGGTGATCTAGGATACAGTTTAAATATAGGAAACGCAATAGACGTATTCGCgaa CTACGGGGACCTTTCCCAAGTAACCCAAGTAGTCTCAGCGGACTACGAAGAGGAATACGACGATACAGAATCTCCGCAACCCTTCAGAGAGAAGAACATAAGGGTGTTCCTCAATGCTAGCAGCAAGGAGTACCCTGGAGACGCCATGGTGGACATGAATATACTGCTGTATGAGAGCTTCGACGACCTATTGGATGGATACTTCCAGAATTTTTATATTGAAGG AACAGACAAACCCTGGAAAGCCTTCATGGGAGACTGGATCACGGACGAGATAATGCGCACCCTAGGCATAGAATACGACCCTCGCCCAGACACTTGTTGCTACGTGCTTCTGAAGCTGACAAGGGTGCATCGCACCGTCAAAATTGATGATTTGACAGACGTTGCCCTGACAAGTTATGTCAAGAGAGCGGTTGATGCGTTAAATGCCAGTGATGTGGCGGAAATAAGGAAGTTCATGAAAAGCTACGGCACGCATTATATAGATTCGTTTGCGACTGGGAACTTCATTTACCAG GTATTCAAATACAAACGCTCGGGCTACAACCTCCTCCGCTCATACATCAAGCTGCGCGGGAACAGCCAAGTCGGCTCCGACACCCTGCGGTTCTACTTCTCTTCGTACTTCCTCAAACAAGTTGGGGACATCAGA ATAGCGAGTGGCAACAAAACAGTAGAAGCGTGGGCTCGCCGCAACCTCCGCGACAGTCAGTACTTATATTACCGGCCTAGTCTACTACGGCTGCACTATAACCCTATGCTGGCCTACAAACTCAATGAAATGCTGGACAATGGGGCGTTATTGAGTCTAGGACTCAAAACGTTGAAGCCCTTATTCACTGATGAGGAAAAGAGACGGAAGTATGTTGAAGTGGTCGAGAATGACATGAGACTGTGGGAGGTTAATGCTTAG
- the LOC141435774 gene encoding uncharacterized protein: protein MKTDLLYGIVASSKTRVRCIFCGVHIPKAKKCIEQHTNGSKHKENISLMTQEGIKEDNGVLHCRICSMELMENESLIEHVDFHSSYVDALFDYKEDDFINSDLYLAYESDYISCEVCNISFDFSFDNIQNHVEQVDHETNVIERLKPQNGMFRVDNDYEVWCKLCNTYVENTVREIRDHTYDEIHQLWFTDLLDLIDEQDVSLDDYLANEHEMHAFCNKCQIQIPCNKAKLEEHVYSDSHLEQFS from the coding sequence ATGAAAACTGATTTACTTTATGGGATTGTCGCAAGCTCGAAGACTCGTGTTCGTTGTATATTTTGCGGCGTACACATACCGAAGGCGAAAAAATGTATCGAGCAACATACGAACGGCTCTAAACATAAAGAAAACATCTCTTTAATGACTCAGGAAGGTATAAAAGAAGATAATGGCGTGCTACATTGCAGAATTTGCAGCATGGAGCTGATGGAGAACGAATCGCTTATTGAACATGTAGACTTCCACTCTTCATATGTAGATGCGTTGTTCGATTATAAAGAAGACGATTTCATCAATTCTGACCTTTACCTAGCCTACGAGAGCGATTATATATCCTGTGAAGTGTGCAACATATCTTTCGACTTCTCTTTTGATAATATACAGAACCATGTGGAACAAGTCGACCACGAAACTAACGTCATTGAGAGACTAAAGCCTCAGAACGGTATGTTCAGAGTGGACAACGATTATGAGGTATGGTGCAAACTTTGTAATACGTATGTAGAAAACACGGTCCGAGAAATCCGAGATCATACCTATGATGAAATTCACCAGTTATGGTTTACTGATCTTCTAGATCTCATTGACGAACAAGATGTCTCCTTAGATGATTATCTGGCAAATGAACATGAGATGCATGCATTTTGCAACAAATGCCAAATACAAATTCCTTGCAACAAGGCAAAGCTCGAAGAACATGTGTATAGCGATTCACATTTAGAGCAATTTAGCTAA
- the LOC141435761 gene encoding tetratricopeptide repeat protein 5-like isoform X1, protein MSLNLEEDPATLKDFAEVLDGLAKDLKDLFDYRDLYFEKNPIELASDKNKLVNEKKEILIEKFEGIDDSLIPSTLRARFFYMKGRCYNISTEYDSRATQCLSKAVKLNPQMVDAWNELGECYWKNMNVKEAKASFEGALKHERNRLSLRCLSIILRQETSDGKKNDSTPAIVRSVELAREAVSLDTKDGMSWIILGNAYLCQFFLGSQDPTKIKLCMSAYKQALADPVAKGQPDLYYNKGIALKFEECYAEALSDFDYACRLDPPWDLPRQELNKLTQYLAAANELVRTKGKVKSKRLQQMVQSLDKKMLGVYATATVERNGAKENAFNFTTLDQLVEGKNVGKVILGRVVGSIHNENSVPFTFAIVDASLQCFLVTVYNWADGRGAIIGDAVAIPEPKVKHHKLDSPLAKFEFSSIRVTDPTQMRVNGRRVGIEQFASTKVTSTYEVH, encoded by the exons ATGTCACTTAATTTAGAAGAAGATCCAGCAACATTGAAAGATTTCGCAGAAGTTTTGGATGGACTAGCG aaaGATCTCAAAGATTTGTTCGATTATCGAGACTTGTACTTCGAAAAAAACCCTATAGAATTAGCGTCCGATAAGAACAAACTTGTGAACGAGAAGAAAGAAATCCTTATTGAAAAATTTGAGGGCATTGACG ATAGCTTAATCCCATCAACACTGCGAGCCCGTTTCTTCTACATGAAGGGTCGATGCTACAACATCAGCACTGAATATGACTCACGAGCCACTCAATGCCTCAGTAAAGCCGTGAAACTTAACCCTCAGATGGTGGATGCATGGAATGAACTTGGTGAATGCTATTGGAAGAACATGAATGTGAAGGAGGCAAAAGCTAGCTTTGAAGGGGCTTTGAAACAT GAACGCAACCGCCTCTCTCTCCGCTGTCTCTCAATCATCCTCCGCCAAGAAACCAGTGATGGTAAGAAAAATGACTCAACACCAGCCATTGTGAGGAGTGTGGAGCTTGCTAGAGAGGCTGTGAGCCTTGATACTAAGGATGGCATGTCTTGGATCATACTGGGTAATGCTTATTTGTGCCAATTCTTCCTGGGCAGCCAGGATCCAACGAAGATAAAGCTGTGTATGAGCGCGTATAAGCAAGCTTTGGCAGACCCTGTTGCAAAGGGACAGCCTGATCTCTATTATAATAAAGGAATT GCACTAAAGTTCGAAGAGTGTTATGCAGAAGCCCTATCTGATTTTGACTATGCGTGTCGTTTGGACCCGCCCTGGGACCTTCCTCGGCAGGAGTTGAACAAACTAACGCAGTACCTCGCTGCTGCCAATGAGCTGGTGAGGACCAAAGGAAAGGTGAAGAGCAAACGGCTGCAGCAAATGGTTCAG TCATTAGACAAGAAAATGCTAGGAGTGTACGCGACAGCAACAGTAGAGAGGAACGGTGCGAAAGAGAACGCATTCAACTTCACGACACTCGACCAATTGGTGGAAGGCAAAAACGTGGGCAAAGTGATATTGGGGCGAGTTGTCGGCTCCATACATAATGAAAACTCTGTACCTTT tACGTTCGCGATAGTAGACGCAAGCTTACAGTGTTTCCTGGTAACCGTTTACAATTGGGCGGACGGTAGAGGAGCCATCATAGGTGACGCAGTGGCCATACCCGAGCCAAAAGTCAAGCATCACAAGCTGGACTCGCCGTTGGCG AAGTTCGAGTTCAGTTCCATCCGCGTGACCGACCCGACGCAGATGCGCGTCAACGGGCGCCGCGTGGGCATCGAACAGTTCGCGTCCACCAAAGTTACCAGCACCTACGAGGTTCACTGA